The Oncorhynchus nerka isolate Pitt River linkage group LG13, Oner_Uvic_2.0, whole genome shotgun sequence sequence ATTTAATTGCATGTCATACTAGTAAAGCAGAAGTAGTTTATTATCGAATGACATCAAAATGTGACATACTTCCTTATTTTATAGCAGGTAAACTCTATTTCACAATTGTTCTTTGTGGGATAAACAAGTAATCTTGAATAGAATGGACACTAACTCCCTACTGTATTGTAGATGCTGACAGGCATGGACACTGAGGACTTCCTGTCCAGCTTGCTTGAGGGAGAAAACAACATTGCCACCTCCTGTCCCTCCCAATCTCCACTGGGCAGCGATAGCGGCATCTCTGACGACAGCAGCACTGGCGGCATAGTCGGACAGAATATCCTGGCCTTCACCAGCTCCCAGGGGGGTGACGGTGACCCTGCGCCCAGCCCAGGGTACTCCCTGTCCAGCCCAGACTACTCCAACAATCCCCTGATGGCCCTAGAGCTCCAGGCTGAGTACCCTCAGGCCCTGACTGTGCAGACAGACCACAGCTACTATCTGCTCCAGGAAGAGGACGTGGATGCTCTACAGAGCGTAAGGGCAGAGAAGCTGGATATGGATGTCTTTATTGATCTGGGTAAGTGTTGACCTCGACCTTTACACTTGGCTAACAGGTTCATAACTTTGGGTGGGATGAAGGAGTAGTTGCATGACAATAAAATGTCTGACAGTTCAATTAATTGAATAGTTTGTTGGTAGTTTGAGCGTCTGCATACTAACTCTAGGGGGCTACATATGACATATGAAGGGGTTCCCAGGTGTCTAACCTTACACCGCCCCCAGCCCAGCTGGTTATGAATCCTGAAGAATGTAGCACGCCAGCCAATCAGCAATCAATGTTCAGTTAGGTGGAATTAGGTGGTGCCGGTCGTTATTTTCCCCATGCTTTTGAGATTAAGTTCAGACGATTTGAGTTCAGTCACTTGACTCATCCTTGGATTAGAACATTTCACAGAAATATCTTTGTAAGGTTCCATAACTTTACTGTTCATGTGAGACCATAAAGATCTGGTGTTGTTCTCTTGTGTTAATCAGACGACCTGGACAGTGAGGGGATGGAAATGGAACAGGATTATTCCAGTGAAGAACTACCCTGCGCTTTTTCCATAGAGGACCCTACACAGGACAACCAAGCGGATCTGGTGAGTTTCACTTTGTTTCACATCATCAAATGGGTATTATAGATGAGAAAATCAGAAGCACTATAGTCAAACCCAAAGATCAAACCACTATTTAATAGGCTTGTCAAACTTATTGTCATTGTTTTAATAAGAATGGCATTAACTGTGCTTGAGTTCATGAACAATTTAAATTTCACAAGTTTTGTTGGCACCCAGTGGCAAAGTTATGTAACTGTGCTGAAGATCTGAAGGCCTTGTCTCTTAAAAATGTCTGTTTTCTTCCCTTCAGTTCCAGTTCAAGAAGATCGTCCTGACTGATGAGGAAAAGAGACTTCTTGCTAAAGAAGGAGCAGCCATACCGTCTTGCATGCCTCTTACTAAGGTCATTTCCTCCAGTTATTACAAGTGGTTGTTGACACTGTGGAGACCACCGAAACCATTGAACTTTGGTCCAAATGCCATACACTCCTTAAGAATGACAAAGCCAGATTCTGGTGTTATCCAAGGACAGGGCAGACAATGACTAATGAGGTTCACAAGGGAGATGTGACACTAGCTACTTTGTAGCTACCTTAGTTATGAGGCTGCTAATATCAAGGGATAGCCAATGACTAGTGAACAGAAGATGTCTTTTAAATTATTCAAATGACTCCTGTCTCCTGCAGAATCAATTCCAATCACACTAAATGAGAAACCTTCCCAGACAACTTGTTTGTCTCTAGCAGTGAGACCGCAGACTGCttctcagcactgtgtacattATCATGTCAAGTGAGTAGTCTGTATCTCGCTGTCTCAGACTGAGGAGAGGACACTGAAGAGGGTGAGGAGAAAGATCCGCAACAAGCAGTCGGCccaggagagtaggaagaagaagaaggtgtATGTGGATGGCCTGGAGAACAGGTCAGAGAGAATGGATGGAGAGATCTCTGAAAATGAAATCAAAGGCACACACAGTGCATTAGTCATTATATGATTTAaaccatttcacttcaccaatgttTAGCCTGCTGTGTCTTCATTGGGTCAAAGGGTGTTTGTTTTAAATAAAGTTTGGTTGGTTGACTGAGTGTATTGCTGATTGGTCCCTAGGGTTTCCATCTGCACTGCTCACAACCAGGATCTGCAGAAGAAGGTCCAGCTGCTGCAGAAGCAAAACATGTAAGACGCCACTACTGCCATTACCATGATTATGGAACCACTATTCCTTTGTATGATGCGCATCTGAGGATGAATGAATGACGTTTGTAGGCGTTTCTGattgttattattattccccCCCTGTCTAGGTCTCTAATAGAGCAGCTGATGAAGCTGCAGGGCATGATGAAGATGTCTACCATGAAGACAACCACCACCAGCACATGTGTCATGGTAAGAGGACTAACACACAGAGTAGAGCTTAACCCTCACACCACTTCATGGCCCCTGTTTTGCATTCTGGGAATTGTAGTAATTTACTGGTACTGAAATAATCTCACACAAGTTTGTCTGCAGATGTATTTGGTTATCAATCTTTTCCAAATTGAAGTTAAACCTTGTTAACACGGTGTGTGCTGAGGCAGCTTGCTACATCCTGTTCTTTCAGGGTGCCAGCCCAGCCTGTATGTTGACATTATTATAACTGATTTGGACATTATAGTAATATCAACCCTGATTGAGGCTTGATTATGTTTTCATATGGTACTCCAGATGGTTGTAAGTGTCTCCCTCTTTAGGACCAGGAGTGCCTGTACTGTATTAGTGTACTATTGAGGCTAAAGCCATTATTGTCCCACTGCCAAATAATGGTATGTTGGAACAATAAACCAACATGTACTTATGCTTTAGTTAATAAAGACTGGAGCCCTGCTTGGGTCTGTAATGAGAAGAATGATATTCTTATACAAGGTAATGTTATTTTAGCATAAAAAACTAATGGAAGATGTAAAAAAGTTACGCAAATACTTCTTGCATAATTATTTGTAGACGGATATACCTCATGTATTGGGTTTGTAAGCCTAGGTTGCACACACATTTGTCAGCTTTCTATagttttctcttctctctgctcaggTGTTCCTGCTGTCTTTCTGCCTCATCGTCTTCCCCTCTGTCAACCCGTTTGGCCGCAGCCCTGGACAGAAGGAGATATACACCCCCTCCTCcggtaagtaaaaaaaaaaaggatgGTCTGAAATTATAAAgctattaaaaaaatataaaaaaataaagtgTTATTCTGTTCAAAATAGCTATTTTTTCATTAAAGTAATGTTATGTATACAACAATAAATAACGTCTAAAATTCTTCAAATATTCCCCGTCTCTTCCCGTTATTAAGACGAGTGCTGTATTTAAGATTCGAGCAGATGTTAAACCTTTCCCCTCTGTTGTAGTTGTCTCCAGGACCCTGCGTTCTGTTGCTGTTGATGACACCCCAGACCCTCTGCCCCTGGATTACTCTGAGCCTGGGGAGGAAGTAGATGACGCTGAGCCTCTCAGTCTCCTCCTAGTGGCCAAGGTGGAGAACACCAAGGCCATGTTCACTGGTGGGCAGAACCACACACCAGACTACCAGAAAGTGGAGCAGTCTGAGTCTGAGAGTGGGTTCAACAGCAACTCGTCTGCAGACTTCCCCAGTCCTGGTCAGGCCGAGCTGAAGCCGGGGGCCGGACCCGGGGCTGGGGGCCTGCAGGAGGGATCCAGGGATCCAGTGGGAACGGCTGTGGCTTATGAGGTTCCAGGGACCAAGGAGAACTGGACTGACAGGAAGCCTACATCCATCATTATACAGCAACACCGCTCGGATGAGATGTAAACAGAAGAGCTGGTGGTGAATGAACTAAAAAAGGGAATGGTGGGAGAGGGTTATTTTAAAGGTTTCAGTTATTGATCATGTTAATTGAAAGTTGTTGGATGAAGAGAAAAGGGTATTGGGACGTTTTGTTATTACAGTATCCTCTGTCTACCTGATTGTCCTTCTTGTGATACTACTGTTCTTCTTGAAGCACTTTGTTCTAATGCCTTGTTCAAGTGCTAAAATGGACTACTGAGATTTCCATTGTTATGCATAGTCATCCTCTCATCGAGGGGAAAAAGCACACTATGAGAATGAGTTGTAATGTGTAGACATCCCATGATTGCTGAAGACTTTCTAAAACCTGAATTCtgtattgaaaaaaaaaaacagttaatTCTGTCCACCTGTATGGTGCATCTCCAGTAGGTGTATGATATGTACCTTGCTAGCGATTTACCAGTTCCTTTCATAGTAGAGTTAAGTTCTCTGTTAGTTTGAACAGTCAGCATCCATAGTATAAATGCATTCTCATGATTCTAGATCAAAACTGTTGATCTGTATACACTGCTTAAGCCATTGCAGGACATTTGGCCATTTTAGATTttgtgttaaaaaatatatatgtatttccCTTGTAACAAGGGTATTTGTGCTTTCTTTGATTTGTTTTGCGTACGAATTTAAATATGACATAGTGCTGTGTAATTAATCCCCATTTTCAGGAGCCAGTTGCTGAACCATTCTTCACTAGTTTAGACCTTTTTAGTTACGAGCTGTTTCACTCCTTTATCCAGTGGTTCATAGTTTGGACCTGGATGTCTTTCAAGTCTGTGTCATATGGAGAGGTGAACATTTAACATGTTAATACAGTGTTGCAGTTTAACTGTACTCAAATGTAATGACCTGTCAGTCCATTCAGTGAGGCATTTATGTTAGTGTTAGGGTACATTGTGTATTTTCTGGGTTATCAGTAATTTATGAACTCTAAATGGTATTGGAACATTTGGTTATTTTTGTACCTATCAAAGACATTTCATTTGGCTTAATCGGGTTAAAAGAAATGACTAATCCCGGTTTGAAATATAAATCGGACGCAATAATTCTAATGTTCATTTTCAACTCTTATTGTTTGACACTGATCGTCATTAAAAGTCCCTTTTTTAATTCAAATGATCTCCAGTTTCATGCTGAGTTGGGTGCTGTTCGGTAGGGCGCTGTTCAGTGGCAGTGGTGCTGAAACTGCCGATCAGGTAGGCCTACTGTCCGTGGTGCTGCAACGTTGTTTAGCCTGTGTGTGCCGTTTTGTAGGGGAGAACTGGGTTACCACAGGTTAGAGATTTTGTCTTAATTAACTTGGGGCTTCCCCCAATGCCTAGTTGATTTTGTTGGATCTTTTCCTCAGGAGCTATGGTTTCTGCACAGGAGGACACGAACCGGAGTCCCCAGAGAGGAGTTTTTGTTCAAATGTAGCTACAATAATTACGTTATGTACATGTTACGATGTCACACCCACCGAAAGCTTTAAAAGGTGAGCGCACCGCTCCATTTGGTATAGTCTATGAAGATGCTCCTCAGCCTGTGCCGTCCACAGAATGCGCAGGTCTGCATGGCATGCACCAGGACCCGGCTCTTGCCTTTTTTATGCAACCCACCCCACctctcagtaaaaaaaaaaatgtagtggCCCCCTTTAACGGTGGAGACAAATTTACATTTtagagttaatttcctgcaattctactcattttggcACTGGGTTTAGAGAAATCTTTGCAGGTTTAAAGCCAGTTTCCTGCAATTCCACACATTTTGTAATGACTCATGCCAATATATGTGTGAGAATGTTTAACAAAATCAATGAGGGCCCTCTGGAAGTCAGCGCCCCTGGACATGTGCCGTATGGTATTCGGCCATAATTACTacaagtttacatagctggctagactaactaccaatcccccccaaaaaatgttagCTGAAATGGCTAATTGACTATCAGTTACTGACATAAGATAACTGCTCATGCAATACcacatttcgaaattgcacctggtGTATACTCTTCTTACTCTCAATAGTAAATTGAGATTAAGCCAACTGAACTCCATAAGTGACTGCTTATGCCTGGAACCAGGTGTGGAGGCAGGAGGAGATGTTATGTTTAACCTTCAGGCTACCTATCACCACCTGGCTTCTATTTGCTTTTTGGGCTGCTAATCTCAAATATGAGGGCTTTGAATTGACATTGACAAATTGTTATTATTTGATGGTTCCATTTTTGTTTTAATCAATTGGGAAATAAGAGTTATTGGGCCAACTATGTTTTTAAGTTAGACATTCAATTCCATTTTTTAACCACAGTATACATGTAGAAATTCTTCGAACAAATAGACTGATATTGAGGCTATCATGTCAACAGCTGCCATTCATCATGCCAAACATTTTCAAGTTTGGTTTGACCATGTCAGCAAGGGAttgcaagagcacaaacagatttTGGACTGCAAAAGCTGGCCCAATTTTCGAGGCTACTTTTTAGGCTACTTCACTTGAAAGGTGATGGAGTGATGAAAGGATCTATGATGGTGTatggagggatgaaaggatgTATGATGGTGGATGGAGGGAATTAAGGATAGTGTGTGGTAGCATCATTGATTCAACACTCATAACAAAAGAGCGAATAACAGCACATGAATATCCCTTTCTGTAAGGAATATCACTTACAATGGAGTGTCATCTTGACTGGTTTTATAGGGGAATGGTCATTCCCATGTACTACCACCAAGGGGCGACTTCTACACAGTTTTAGCATTATGCATCCTTTGACTAATACCCAACACCGTGTAAAGGGTGGCCTGCCCATGTTAGCTTATATTGTATATCAGATCTGATAATAGTTACTGTGTTATAATAACACTTTATTATAATAACCATAAAATAATCCTATGTATTATCTAACCTTCTATTGGTGTGCGTTTGAGAAACCTAATCAGACTAAATGTGCGTAGGCCTGTCGCCTCTGGTAGACTAAGCGTTTGGAGGCAATCGCAGAGACAACTGACGATGCACTCTATGAATAGGTTAGGCTAAATTAATATTTATAAAGAAAACATAAAAATAGTCCTAGTGGAGTCCCTATAGGATTAGCCCTAAATTGCATTCCAATTTCAGTGTGCGTAGGCCAGAGCTACTAGTTAAGGGTCGATTCAATCCATAATGCTGATTATCAGCTTTGTAGCGCGATTGACATTTACAGGAAATGTTCCCGCattagcggagactgcattcacggtaaatgc is a genomic window containing:
- the LOC115140311 gene encoding cyclic AMP-responsive element-binding protein 3-like encodes the protein MSVTEDVPDMDGADLLGILFQEGETGANDPFFPYGSGLENWLSEQDMLTGMDTEDFLSSLLEGENNIATSCPSQSPLGSDSGISDDSSTGGIVGQNILAFTSSQGGDGDPAPSPGYSLSSPDYSNNPLMALELQAEYPQALTVQTDHSYYLLQEEDVDALQSVRAEKLDMDVFIDLDDLDSEGMEMEQDYSSEELPCAFSIEDPTQDNQADLFQFKKIVLTDEEKRLLAKEGAAIPSCMPLTKTEERTLKRVRRKIRNKQSAQESRKKKKVYVDGLENRVSICTAHNQDLQKKVQLLQKQNMSLIEQLMKLQGMMKMSTMKTTTTSTCVMVFLLSFCLIVFPSVNPFGRSPGQKEIYTPSSVVSRTLRSVAVDDTPDPLPLDYSEPGEEVDDAEPLSLLLVAKVENTKAMFTGGQNHTPDYQKVEQSESESGFNSNSSADFPSPGQAELKPGAGPGAGGLQEGSRDPVGTAVAYEVPGTKENWTDRKPTSIIIQQHRSDEM